From a single Eremothecium sinecaudum strain ATCC 58844 chromosome III, complete sequence genomic region:
- the IZH2 gene encoding PAQR-type receptor (Syntenic homolog of Ashbya gossypii ACL002C; Syntenic homolog of Saccharomyces cerevisiae YOL002C (IZH2)), which translates to MKNHESKAYRGKIPPTGIDYKLKMRKLGNETSVKTTNPALKKIRKLCGWNELPLWQRDNEHIWHGYVIETKSFKGSLDSLFYLHNESVNIYSHLLPGLCFLFIFIFDKYFVHKFATTSLMDYIMLDIFFLGAFSCLALSSTYHCLKSHSLQVALIGNKLDYLGIVLLISSSMISIYYFGFFDNKSMFYGFSGITLLFGILCAIVSLKSKFRSREWRPYRAGIFVAFGLSAVFPILTGFGYYGIVQTTNRIQLKWILFEALFYIFGAFLYGIRFPEMLAPGSFDIWGHSHQLFHVMVVFGALCHLKALLLCYNFVHSSITFPFL; encoded by the coding sequence ATGAAGAACCATGAGAGTAAAGCGTACAGGGGAAAAATCCCCCCCACTGGAATTGATTATAAATTAAAGATGAGAAAGTTGGGTAATGAAACTTCAGTGAAAACAACGAATCCAGCTCTCAAAAAGATAAGGAAACTTTGCGGTTGGAATGAATTGCCCCTATGGCAAAGAGATAATGAACATATTTGGCATGGCTATGTCATAGAAACTAAAAGTTTTAAAGGTTCTTTGGATAGTCTATTCTATCTGCATAATGAATCTGTAAACATATATTCACACTTATTACCAGGACTTTGCTTCTTGTTCATTTTCATATTTGACAAGTACTTTGTCCATAAGTTTGCAACCACGTCATTGATGGATTATATTATGCTTGacattttctttttagGTGCATTCTCATGTCTTGCGCTAAGCTCCACCTACCATTGTTTGAAATCTCATTCATTACAAGTTGCACTTATCGGTAACAAGTTGGACTATCTCGGGATAGTGCTACTAATTAGCTCGTCTATGATTAGTATCTACTATTTTGGATTTTTTGATAATAAGTCAATGTTTTATGGTTTTTCTGGCATTACATTACTATTTGGTATATTATGCGCAATTGTGTCATTAAAATCCAAGTTTAGGTCAAGGGAGTGGAGACCTTACAGAGCAGGCATATTTGTAGCTTTTGGATTATCTGCTGTATTCCCTATATTAACCGGTTTTGGTTACTACGGAATAGTACAAACTACTAATCGTATTCAGCTGAAATGGATTCTTTTCGAGGCGTTATTTTACATCTTTGGAGCATTTTTATATGGTATACGTTTTCCTGAGATGCTAGCGCCTGGTTCTTTCGACATTTGGGGACATTCACACCAATTGTTTCACGTAATGGTGGTTTTTGGAGCACTTTGCCATTTAAAAGCACTGTTACTTTGCTATAATTTTGTTCATAGTAGTATTACATTTCCGTTCCTTTAG
- the RRP6 gene encoding exosome nuclease subunit RRP6 (Syntenic homolog of Ashbya gossypii ACL001C; Syntenic homolog of Saccharomyces cerevisiae YOR001W (RRP6)), with protein MADDSEQLLKLTVNTIRAASSLSAQDIGFYRSLDDAISKSLDETCEEIRLLLNEVVLAIDENNDELELGVDKLEEGWNEMSNIMDKLFEKSDHSFDAITTKGSQKNSNSTFSNENIYSTTSNSKRIPKPQLHFKTPVDNTEQHPFKPLIISKPHALKPLEEVSTLMPEEDDIPSHYPHPYEYEIDHQPYNEMVLRYAVPIEPRPWDEADAEFVDTVDALKVMLHELKGVQEIALDLEHHDYRSYYGIVCLMQISTRNKDWLVDTIALREELHVLNEVFTDPNILKVLHGAFMDIIWLQRDLGLYIVSLFDTYNASKALGFPRHSLAYLLERFANFKTSKKYQLADWRIRPLTNPMVEYARADTHFLLNIYDQLRNSLIKENKLAEVLNESRNVSKRRFEYTKFGPRKTSKNVYLTIAPEAWRQLQVQYNIPSTKEPLLRSLFEWRDLVARNEDESPRYIMPNQLLVSLVALAPTDITGVLTASNYITDHVRANAKELSNLIKETLDRIKSALNDGDQNIENSIPSISSNLSLSQIQKLDHHFQTLLTEVQRDDANTVTVNNESLLFKVSSFGNQKVVRYNNGNKIEIDSNELGNRKYDISEKLSLAEFTKNSIHKVADEDAHLASDSTPLPILNCSSSVSKSEIPETSDTKEDRNEIIVLRKRKIPKKENKSNKPAPSAVVEETDYTKAKKILTDVDSREVQNKAYKKRSFDPYSQGMTMPAAVKKKKGSEGKSFSFKK; from the coding sequence ATGGCAGATGACAGTGAGCAGCTACTAAAACTTACTGTTAATACTATTAGAGCTGCATCTTCTCTCAGCGCTCAAGATATTGGTTTCTATAGAAGTTTAGATGATGCTATCTCAAAGTCGTTAGATGAAACATGTGAGGAAATCCGTCTCCTATTGAATGAAGTGGTTTTAGCTATAGACGAAAATAATGACGAATTAGAACTTGGAGTAGATAAGTTGGAGGAAGGTTGGAATGAAATGAGCAATATTATGGATAAATTATTTGAGAAGTCTGATCATTCATTTGATGCCATAACTACCAAAGGATCCCAGAAAAATAGCAATAGCACATTCTCAAATGAGAATATATATTCTACTACAAGCAATTCAAAGCGTATTCCTAAACCCCAGTTACACTTTAAAACACCAGTTGATAATACAGAGCAGCACCCTTTTAAGCCTTTAATTATAAGCAAACCCCATGCTCTAAAACCTTTAGAAGAAGTTTCTACACTGATGCCTGAAGAAGACGACATTCCTAGTCACTACCCACATCCATATGAATATGAAATTGATCATCAACCCTATAATGAGATGGTTTTAAGGTACGCAGTTCCAATTGAACCTCGACCATGGGATGAAGCTGATGCGGAATTTGTAGATACTGTTGATGCATTAAAAGTAATGCTTCATGAATTAAAAGGTGTTCAGGAAATAGCATTAGATCTAGAGCATCATGATTACAGATCTTATTATGGTATTGTGTGTTTGATGCAAATAAGCACTAGAAATAAGGACTGGTTAGTGGATACTATCGCTCTTCGCGAAGAGTTACATGTCCTGAATGAAGTTTTTACAGATCcaaatattttaaaagtTCTACATGGTGCATTTATGGATATAATTTGGCTGCAGCGTGACTTAGGACTCTATATTGTGAGCTTGTTTGATACTTATAATGCATCGAAGGCGTTAGGTTTTCCAAGACATAGTTTGGCATATTTACTAGAAAGGTTTGCAAACTTTAAAACTTCCAAGAAATATCAACTTGCTGACTGGAGGATAAGACCGCTAACGAATCCTATGGTAGAATATGCCCGTGCTGATACACATTTTTTACTCAATATTTACGATCAGTTGAGAAATTCATTGATAAAGGAAAATAAACTTGCAGAAGTATTAAATGAATCCAGAAATGTTTCGAAGAGAAGGTTCGAATATACAAAATTTGGGCCTCGGAAAACTTCCAAGAACGTCTACTTAACTATAGCTCCTGAAGCATGGAGGCAGTTACAAGTCCAGTACAATATTCCATCTACTAAGGAACCATTGTTACGTAGCCTATTCGAATGGAGAGATTTGGTAGCTCGTAATGAGGACGAATCACCTAGGTATATTATGCCAAATCAATTGCTCGTTTCTCTAGTGGCTCTGGCGCCAACAGATATCACTGGTGTGCTAACTGCCAGCAACTACATAACTGACCATGTGAGAGCAAACGCTAAAGAACTCTCTAATTTAATAAAGGAAACTTTAGACAGAATAAAAAGTGCATTAAATGATGGCGATCAGAATATAGAGAATTCGATCCCTTCAATATCATCGAATTTATCATTGTCACAAATCCAAAAATTAGATCATCACTTTCAAACATTGTTAACCGAAGTTCAAAGAGATGATGCCAATACCGTTACGGTTAACAACGAGtcattattatttaaaGTCTCTTCATTTGGAAACCAGAAAGTTGTTCGCTACAATAACGGTAATAAAATAGAAATTGATAGTAATGAACTTGGAAATCGGAAATATGATATTTCAGAGAAACTTTCTCTAGCAGAATTCACGAAAAATTCGATTCACAAGGTTGCAGATGAGGATGCACATTTGGCTTCAGATTCGACGCCTTTACCTATTCTAAACTGCAGCAGTTCGGTTTCGAAGTCTGAAATACCTGAAACCTCGGATACTAAAGAGGACAGAAATGAGATTATTGTTTtgaggaagaggaagatACCCAAGAAAGAGAACAAATCTAATAAACCAGCCCCTAGTGCTGTTGTAGAAGAAACTGATTATACTAAAGCAAAAAAAATTCTAACCGATGTGGATTCTCGTGAGGTGCAGAACAAGGCTTATAAGAAAAGAAGCTTTGACCCTTATAGCCAAGGTATGACCATGCCTGCTGCCGtgaagaaaaagaagggATCCGAGGGGAAGAGCTTTTCCTTTAAGAAGTAA
- the PHO80 gene encoding Pho80p (Syntenic homolog of Ashbya gossypii ACR001C; Syntenic homolog of Saccharomyces cerevisiae YOL001W (PHO80)), translated as MENVANANVNVGNNIAVTEVELPRQFLHCSRTHLVVLISRMLYSLIQLNDSKLDSSQPLKLTRFHSRVPPSISVYDYLIRLTKYSSLEHCVLLASVYYIDLLSSVFPEFTLDSLTIHRFLITATTVASKGLCDSFCTNTHYAKVGGVQCSELNVLENEFLTKVNYRILPRAGNNNRCILERQERIFSYSNIPNVESLEKKTDNSFNVLEDYYHRMVHLIGNYNSSPDKTCSISFSLEPSKICTLYSPVGDFRGSDHESAEDNEKIEDKAIVRTELINAVNDSELSTVQTDRAIQQSAPDSIESRPTLSPQSNRKRQYSESNMCTKSSISKKHSNTKSIHDSPKEIV; from the coding sequence ATGGAGAACGTCGCTAATGCAAACGTTAACGTTGGCAACAATATTGCTGTCACTGAGGTGGAACTACCAAGGCAATTTCTTCACTGTTCCAGGACGCACCTGGTTGTACTAATATCAAGAATGCTATATTCACTAATTCAATTGAATGACTCTAAGCTGGACAGTTCACAACCGTTAAAATTAACTAGGTTTCATTCTCGTGTCCCCCCTTCCATATCCGTATACGACTACTTGATAAGACTTACGAAGTACTCTTCTCTGGAGCATTGCGTGCTTTTAGCATCCGTGTATTATATTGATCTTCTTTCTAGTGTATTTCCAGAATTCACGCTGGATAGCTTGACTATTCACAGGTTTCTTATCACAGCGACAACTGTGGCAAGCAAAGGATTATGTGATTCTTTTTGCACGAATACACATTACGCCAAAGTTGGGGGTGTTCAATGTAGTGAACTAAATGTCCTAGAGAACGAATTTCTAACTAAAGTCAACTATAGGATACTCCCAAGAGCTGGGAACAACAATCGATGCATCTTGGAACGTCAAGAACGAATATTTTCATATTCCAATATTCCGAATGTTGAAAGTTTGGAAAAAAAGACAGATAATAGTTTCAATGTACTTGAAGACTATTACCATCGCATGGTACATTTAATTGGGAATTACAATTCATCCCCAGACAAAACCTGCTCTATTTCATTTTCCTTAGAACCTTCCAAAATTTGCACATTATACTCTCCAGTTGGAGATTTTAGGGGTTCTGACCATGAAAGCGCAGAGGATAATGAAAAGATCGAAGATAAAGCTATTGTAAGAACAGAGTTGATTAATGCAGTAAACGATAGCGAGTTAAGCACTGTACAAACAGATAGAGCAATACAACAGTCAGCACCTGATTCGATTGAATCACGCCCAACTTTGTCCCCTCAATCTAATAGGAAGAGGCAATATTCTGAATCGAATATGTGCACTAAGTCATCAATAAGTAAAAAACATTCCAATACTAAAAGCATACACGACTCTCCAAAAGAGATTGTGTAA
- the YPT7 gene encoding Rab family GTPase YPT7 (Syntenic homolog of Ashbya gossypii ACR003C; Syntenic homolog of Saccharomyces cerevisiae YML001W (YPT7)), translating to MSSRKKNILKVIILGDSGVGKTSLMHRYVNDKYSQQYKATIGADFLTKEVTVDGDKVATMQVWDTAGQERFQSLGVAFYRGADCCVLVYDVTNAKSFDNIKSWRDEFLVHANVPSPETFPFVVLGNKIDVEESKKVVTTRSSQELAKNLGNIPFFLTSAKNAINVDDAFEEIARSALQQSQADADSYEDDFNDAINIQLDGEPSSCNC from the coding sequence ATGTCATCgagaaagaagaatatCCTAAAGGTGATTATTCTAGGGGATTCTGGGGTTGGTAAAACCTCCCTAATGCACCGTTATGTTAATGACAAGTATAGTCAACAGTACAAAGCTACCATTGGTGCTGATTTTTTGACCAAAGAGGTTACTGTGGATGGAGATAAGGTAGCCACTATGCAAGTCTGGGATACTGCTGGTCAGGAAAGGTTCCAATCCTTAGGTGTAGCTTTTTATCGCGGGGCGGACTGTTGCGTTTTAGTGTATGATGTTACTAATGCCAAATCGTTTGATAACATTAAATCATGGCGGGACGAGTTTTTAGTACATGCTAATGTACCATCACCAGAGACTTTTCCTTTTGTTGTTTTGGGCAATAAAATTGATGTGGAAGAATCGAAGAAAGTTGTGACCACTAGATCTTCGCAAGAGTTGGCCAAAAATTTGGGTAATATACCCTTTTTTCTAACAAGTGCCAAGAATGCTATCAATGTTGACGATGCTTTTGAAGAGATAGCTCGTAGTGCTTTACAACAAAGCCAAGCAGATGCAGATTCCTATGAGGATGACTTTAATGACGCTATTAATATCCAGTTAGATGGCGAGCCAAGTTCATGTAATTGTTAA
- the ALG6 gene encoding dolichyl-P-Glc:Man(9)GlcNAc(2)-PP-dolichol alpha-1,3-glucosyltransferase (Syntenic homolog of Ashbya gossypii ACR004W; Syntenic homolog of Saccharomyces cerevisiae YOR002W (ALG6)), protein MMSKQAENIKEVTSVIEDKGDTIAKSPSVDESFFASPLYDFLYPLRPVTNQWSVKYVTALFALIIRLAVGLGGYSGKNISPMFGDFEAQRHWMEVTLNLPIDKWYFFDLQYWGLDYPPLTAYHSYLLAKLGSFVNNEWFTLNISRGYESDDLQAFMRFTVLLSELFCYIPAVVYFTRWMGKHRNQSPIGQYVAGAAILFQPALILIDHGHFQYNCVMLGMTVYAINNLLDEFYALSAVCFTFALGFKQMALYYAPVIFAYLLSRSIYYPRFNFPRLVTISNATIISFTCLYAPIYISGGFRNIIQSLHRIFPFSRGIFEDKVANFWCVSNILIKYKVLYTQSQLQLYALLATGLGILPSVLITFFYPRKFMIPYTLAACSMSFFLFSFQVHEKSILLPLLPITLLMTSTDWDVLSMVSWINNVALFTLWPLLKKDDLMLQYITMFLFYNWLIGNFSFVTPTFLPKFLTPGPSVSDVADDYRRRSLLPRNLMWRIIIVISYIFMAAIHVMDYFIMPPKAYPDMWVLANCTLGFGCFGLFWLWNHYKMWTIRHKSLSDL, encoded by the coding sequence ATGATGTCAAAGCAGGCCGAAAATATAAAGGAGGTTACATCAGTAATCGAAGATAAGGGCGATACAATAGCTAAATCACCTTCGGTGGATGAATCATTTTTTGCATCACCACTTTATGACTTTCTATATCCTCTACGCCCAGTAACCAATCAATGGTCTGTGAAGTATGTTACAGCACTTTTTGCATTAATTATAAGGTTGGCGGTTGGTTTGGGAGGTTATTCGGGTAAGAACATATCGCCAATGTTCGGTGATTTCGAAGCGCAGAGGCACTGGATGGAAGTAACACTAAATCTTCCAATAGATAAATGGTATTTTTTTGATTTACAGTATTGGGGATTGGATTATCCACCGCTTACTGCCTATCATTCATATTTGCTTGCGAAATTAGGCTCATTCGTTAATAATGAATGGTTCACTCTTAATATTTCCAGGGGTTATGAAAGCGATGACCTACAAGCATTCATGCGCTTTACAGTTCTTCTTAGTGAGTTATTCTGTTATATTCCCGCAGTTGTTTATTTCACTAGGTGGATGGGAAAGCATAGAAACCAATCTCCAATTGGGCAGTATGTAGCTGGTGCAGCTATATTGTTTCAACCGGCCTTAATCCTTATTGATCACGGGCATTTTCAATATAATTGCGTGATGCTTGGGATGACAGTTTATGCGATAAATAATCTATTAGATGAATTTTACGCTTTGTCTGCTGTTTGTTTTACCTTTGCACTAGGGTTCAAGCAGATGGCCTTGTACTATGCTCCCGTCATTTTTGCATATTTGCTAAGCAGGTCGATATACTATCCTCGGTTTAATTTCCCTAGGTTAGTAACAATTTCAAATGCTACAATTATAAGCTTTACCTGTTTGTATGCCCCGATATACATTAGTGGTGGATTCCGCAATATAATTCAGTCCTTACATAGGATATTTCCGTTCTCCAGAGGCATATTCGAGGATAAGGTCGCTAACTTCTGGTGTGTTTCTAACATACTTATCAAGTATAAGGTTCTCTACACTCAGTCTCAATTGCAATTATATGCTCTACTAGCCACAGGGTTGGGTATATTACCATCTGTTTTGATTACGTTCTTTTATCCACGGAAATTTATGATTCCCTACACATTAGCAGCATGCTCGATGTCATTCTTTTTGTTCAGCTTCCAGGTTCATGAAAAGTCAATTTTATTGCCACTACTTCCGATAACACTTTTAATGACTTCTACAGATTGGGATGTATTATCCATGGTATCATGGATAAATAATGTTGCACTCTTTACGTTGTGGCCattgttgaagaaggaCGACTTAATGTTACAATATATTACAATGTTCCTGTTCTATAATTGGTTAATTGGAAATTTCAGTTTTGTTACACCCACATTTCTACCTAAATTTTTAACTCCCGGGCCGTCTGTTAGCGATGTTGCAGATGACTATAGACGTAGAAGTTTACTACCCCGGAATTTGATGTGGAGGATTATAATAGTTATCTCATATATTTTTATGGCGGCTATTCATGTTATGGATTACTTTATAATGCCTCCTAAAGCATATCCTGATATGTGGGTGTTGGCTAACTGCACATTAGGCTTTGGTTGCTTCGGTTTGTTCTGGTTGTGGAACCATTATAAAATGTGGACAATAAGGCACAAATCTCTCTCGGATCTATAA
- the SGT2 gene encoding Sgt2p (Syntenic homolog of Ashbya gossypii ACR005W; Syntenic homolog of Saccharomyces cerevisiae YOR007C (SGT2)), giving the protein MPVSNKDIAALIVQFLSSSNSSVSEEYSDSLNVAIDCITEAFEIEREDADNIVAKAFNNEDLITIIKKNSNSTTKSPLNVEETTEESKKAEELKLEGNKAMAVKDFATAIAKYSEAIEILPTNAVYYSNRAAAYSSMKKYEEAIKDAESAIKADPSYSKGYSRLGFSNYALGRYEEALEAYSKVLKIEGDNSTEAMKRDYETAKKKVGESINLEKHKPSVEENSKSQDNTAAGGFPDLSSMLGGGGLGGLGNLLNNPQVMQAAQKMMQDPSAMQQMMNNPAIRQMAEKFSSSGGAPNLGDMMNDPSVRDMASKFFGQNK; this is encoded by the coding sequence ATGCCGGTGTCCAATAAAGATATTGCTGCTTTGATTGTTCAGTTTTTATCGTCTTCCAATAGCTCTGTTAGTGAAGAATACTCTGATTCTCTCAATGTTGCTATTGATTGTATTACGGAGGCTTTTGAGATCGAACGTGAAGATGCTGACAACATAGTTGCGAAGGCttttaataatgaagattTAATTACCATAATCAAGAAAAATTCCAACAGTACTACAAAAAGTCCTTTAAATGTCGAGGAAACCACTGAGGAGTCAAAGAAAGCCGAGGAATTGAAATTAGAAGGTAACAAGGCTATGGCAGTAAAGGACTTTGCTACTGCTATTGCGAAGTATTCAGAAGCTATTGAAATTTTACCAACAAATGCTGTGTACTATTCTAACAGAGCTGCTGCTTATTCTTCGATGAAGAAGTATGAAGAAGCTATAAAGGATGCGGAATCTGCCATTAAAGCTGATCCATCTTATTCGAAGGGCTATTCTAGATTAGGATTCTCGAACTACGCATTAGGTAGGTATGAAGAAGCTTTAGAGGCTTACTCTAAGGTATTAAAGATTGAAGGTGATAATTCTACTGAAGCTATGAAGCGTGATTACGAAACAGCCAAGAAAAAGGTTGGTGAATCAATTAATTTGGAAAAGCACAAACCTTCTGTAGAAGAGAATTCCAAGTCTCAAGATAATACTGCGGCTGGTGGTTTCCCAGATTTGTCTAGTATGCTAGGTGGTGGAGGTCTAGGCGGCTTAGGAAACCTCTTAAATAATCCACAAGTAATGCAGGCTGCCCAGAAGATGATGCAAGATCCTTCCGCTATGCAACAGATGATGAATAATCCAGCTATCAGACAAATGGCTGAAAAATTCTCATCTTCTGGTGGTGCACCTAACCTTGGGGACATGATGAATGATCCGTCGGTTAGAGACATGGCCAGCAAGTTTTTTGGTCAAAACAAGTAG